A stretch of Acidimicrobiales bacterium DNA encodes these proteins:
- a CDS encoding Na/Pi symporter, translating into MTSTTARPDDRGMPTWARSVLVFLLIYGFLVGVSLLESGVKVMGEDTQKSLFEGVSNPLAGLFVGILGTVLVQSSSASTSVIVGLVGAGTLGVDAAVPMIMGANIGTTVTNTLVSLGSMRQSEEFKRAFAAATVHDFFNVIAVAILLPVELVTGWLSSAAEAISEQLVGAAGSDWKSPIKRWVKEPVGWIQDVYADVGFEENILGTVMVITGLVVVLLALTFITKNMRQLVADRVERSLNAVLGRGGGTVAMLLGLIITVSVQSSSITTSIMIPLAAAGVVSLHNIFPVTLGANVGTTITALLAALAASRPEALTVGLVHTIFNVTGILLLYPIERVREIPIRLAQGLAELAVTRQALAVTYVVTVFFIVPLVGVATFR; encoded by the coding sequence ATGACGAGCACGACGGCGCGGCCGGACGATCGCGGCATGCCGACGTGGGCGCGCTCCGTGCTCGTGTTCCTGCTCATCTACGGATTCCTCGTCGGCGTCTCGCTGCTCGAGTCCGGCGTCAAGGTCATGGGCGAGGACACCCAGAAGAGTCTCTTCGAGGGCGTCAGCAATCCGCTCGCCGGTCTGTTCGTCGGGATCCTCGGCACGGTGCTCGTGCAGTCGTCCTCCGCGAGTACCAGTGTGATCGTCGGCCTCGTCGGTGCCGGCACGCTCGGCGTGGACGCCGCCGTCCCGATGATCATGGGTGCCAACATCGGCACGACCGTGACCAACACGCTCGTGTCGCTCGGGTCGATGCGTCAGTCGGAGGAGTTCAAGCGAGCGTTCGCGGCCGCCACGGTGCACGACTTCTTCAACGTGATCGCCGTCGCCATCCTCCTCCCGGTCGAGTTGGTCACCGGGTGGCTGAGCTCCGCCGCGGAGGCGATCAGCGAGCAGCTCGTCGGGGCGGCCGGATCGGACTGGAAGAGCCCGATCAAGCGGTGGGTGAAGGAGCCGGTCGGCTGGATCCAGGACGTCTACGCCGACGTCGGGTTCGAGGAGAACATCCTCGGCACCGTCATGGTCATCACCGGTCTCGTCGTCGTACTCCTCGCGCTCACGTTCATCACGAAGAACATGCGCCAGCTCGTCGCCGACCGCGTCGAGCGGTCGCTCAATGCCGTGCTCGGCCGTGGCGGCGGCACCGTCGCCATGCTCCTCGGCCTCATCATCACGGTGTCGGTGCAGTCCTCCAGCATCACGACGTCGATCATGATTCCGCTCGCCGCGGCCGGCGTGGTGAGCCTGCACAACATCTTCCCCGTCACGCTCGGCGCCAACGTCGGAACGACGATCACGGCGCTGCTGGCCGCGCTCGCCGCGTCCCGCCCGGAGGCGCTGACCGTCGGGCTCGTCCACACGATCTTCAACGTGACGGGGATCCTGCTCCTCTACCCGATCGAGCGGGTGCGCGAGATCCCGATCCGGCTCGCCCAAGGGCTGGCCGAACTCGCCGTCACCCGCCAAGCTCTGGCGGTCACCTATGTGGTGACCGTCTTCTTCATCGTGCCGCTCGTCGGCGTCGCGACGTTCCGCTGA
- a CDS encoding substrate-binding domain-containing protein — MTELLPPTRADRVRAVVLVLTLLAVFGGVAAIVDALGDEPTVIVQSRSTTDDDNVGPTTPSGPLEGSFLVSGSSTVYPIVLKQAEAFGEDNGGVAIAVEGPGSGDGARKFCAGEVPIANASRLYKDEEIEICEANGIEFIELRRGIDGITVITSAENDEIDCVSFNDLYALLSDEAFGFDSWADANAITANWNGTVFPDVPLQVFAPGQESGTYDSFAEIVIESVFAGKTGLDTESREFVESIRNDYTASTNDTVILQGIESSRYSLGWVGYAFAQEASDGGTARMLPVSKGDGGACVDPSPETIADASFPIARFLYTYVNAEAAATDPAVAAFVDYMLSDEGLEAVSAVGYVDLSPVDQTRTQTIWTSRLTGTGQWE, encoded by the coding sequence GTGACCGAGCTCCTGCCCCCCACGCGCGCCGATCGAGTCCGGGCCGTCGTCCTGGTGCTCACCTTGCTGGCGGTCTTCGGTGGGGTCGCGGCGATCGTCGACGCACTCGGTGACGAACCGACCGTGATCGTCCAGTCCCGCTCCACCACCGACGACGACAACGTCGGTCCGACCACACCGTCGGGCCCACTGGAGGGCTCGTTCCTCGTGTCCGGTTCGTCGACGGTGTACCCCATCGTGCTGAAGCAGGCCGAGGCGTTCGGTGAGGACAACGGCGGCGTCGCCATCGCGGTCGAGGGCCCGGGTTCGGGTGACGGCGCCCGCAAGTTCTGCGCCGGCGAGGTGCCGATCGCGAACGCCTCGCGTCTCTACAAGGACGAGGAGATCGAGATCTGCGAGGCCAACGGCATCGAGTTCATCGAACTCCGGCGCGGCATCGACGGCATCACCGTCATCACGTCGGCGGAGAACGACGAGATCGACTGCGTCTCGTTCAACGATCTCTATGCGCTGCTCTCGGACGAGGCCTTCGGCTTCGACTCGTGGGCGGACGCGAACGCGATCACGGCGAACTGGAACGGCACGGTGTTCCCCGATGTGCCGCTCCAGGTCTTCGCCCCCGGCCAGGAGTCCGGCACCTACGACTCGTTCGCCGAGATCGTCATCGAGTCGGTCTTCGCCGGCAAGACCGGACTCGACACCGAGTCTCGTGAGTTCGTCGAGTCGATCCGCAACGACTACACGGCCAGCACCAACGACACCGTCATCCTCCAGGGCATCGAGTCGAGCCGGTACAGCCTGGGCTGGGTCGGCTACGCCTTCGCCCAGGAGGCGTCCGACGGGGGAACGGCCCGCATGCTCCCCGTCTCCAAGGGCGACGGCGGGGCCTGCGTGGACCCGAGCCCGGAAACCATCGCCGATGCGTCGTTCCCGATCGCCCGCTTCCTCTACACCTATGTGAACGCCGAGGCCGCCGCCACCGACCCGGCCGTGGCCGCGTTCGTCGACTACATGTTGAGCGACGAGGGTCTCGAGGCGGTATCCGCGGTCGGCTATGTGGACCTGTCGCCGGTCGATCAGACCCGCACACAGACGATCTGGACGTCACGGCTCACGGGGACCGGCCAGTGGGAGTGA
- the pstC gene encoding phosphate ABC transporter permease subunit PstC has translation MSVPTLQARAWIGAVEVLLFLVLALAFALAEYFLSGLFTDFGPSNFWLAFVVLAAWNAWHFAGSQTALGAVVGHTVLTLDGRPASVLTIAVRQLIRFGVLYGIPVLAIDFDLRVGLLIWAVVGVVARYTPGHRAPWDLAAGTILATDFGSPKGLASLPLVQQPSDLRLDPRRARLDRRASRLMFLAGLTSVVISALIVWNIFTEAWTFVADDEFSWGILTDRGWFPRDGEFDLSTLFVGTLWITGIAMLVAGPVGLGVAFYLSEYASPRVRGVVKPLIETLASVPSVVLGLFAISFIAPEILQRIFDDIGIFSLLAAGIGVGILTVPIVASISEDAMRAVPMELREASYGLGGRKATTALRVVFPAALSGISAAAIVGISRAIGETMVVFIAAGGNGVFNTDPVDQGQTITAAMASLGAGTDQVAGSGLAFQSLYFLGALLFIMTMLLNVISDVIVRRFRQAY, from the coding sequence GTGAGTGTGCCGACGCTCCAGGCGCGGGCGTGGATCGGTGCCGTGGAGGTGTTGCTCTTCCTGGTCCTGGCGCTCGCCTTCGCTCTGGCCGAGTACTTCCTTTCGGGACTCTTCACCGACTTCGGGCCCTCGAACTTCTGGCTGGCGTTCGTCGTCCTCGCCGCGTGGAATGCATGGCACTTCGCGGGATCGCAGACGGCGCTCGGCGCGGTTGTCGGCCACACGGTCCTGACGCTCGACGGCCGACCGGCATCGGTGCTGACCATCGCCGTCCGCCAACTGATCCGCTTCGGCGTGCTCTACGGCATCCCCGTGCTCGCCATCGACTTCGACCTCCGGGTCGGGCTGCTGATCTGGGCGGTCGTCGGCGTGGTGGCCCGGTACACGCCGGGGCATCGGGCGCCGTGGGACCTCGCGGCGGGAACCATCCTGGCGACCGACTTCGGGTCGCCGAAGGGACTCGCCTCGCTCCCGCTCGTGCAGCAGCCGTCGGACCTCCGACTCGACCCCCGCCGCGCCAGGCTCGACCGGCGGGCCTCCCGGCTGATGTTCCTCGCCGGGCTCACCTCGGTCGTCATCAGTGCGTTGATCGTCTGGAACATCTTCACGGAGGCATGGACCTTCGTCGCCGACGACGAGTTCAGCTGGGGGATCCTGACCGATCGCGGGTGGTTCCCCCGCGACGGCGAGTTCGACCTCTCGACGCTCTTCGTCGGCACGCTCTGGATCACCGGCATCGCGATGCTCGTGGCCGGCCCGGTGGGACTCGGCGTCGCGTTCTACCTGTCCGAATACGCGTCACCGCGGGTGCGCGGCGTGGTCAAGCCGCTCATCGAGACGCTCGCGAGCGTGCCGTCGGTCGTGCTCGGACTCTTCGCGATCAGTTTCATCGCCCCCGAGATACTCCAGCGGATCTTCGACGACATCGGGATCTTCTCGCTGCTCGCGGCAGGCATCGGCGTCGGCATCCTCACCGTCCCGATCGTCGCGTCGATCTCCGAGGACGCGATGCGCGCCGTGCCGATGGAACTGCGCGAAGCCAGCTACGGGCTGGGTGGGCGCAAGGCCACCACGGCGCTGCGCGTGGTGTTTCCCGCCGCGCTCTCGGGCATCTCGGCCGCTGCGATCGTCGGCATCTCACGCGCGATCGGCGAGACGATGGTCGTCTTCATCGCGGCCGGGGGCAACGGCGTGTTCAACACCGACCCCGTCGACCAGGGGCAGACCATCACGGCGGCGATGGCGTCGCTCGGCGCCGGCACGGACCAGGTGGCCGGATCGGGCCTGGCGTTCCAGAGCCTGTACTTCCTCGGTGCGCTCCTCTTCATCATGACGATGCTCCTCAACGTCATCTCCGACGTGATCGTCCGACGATTCCGGCAGGCCTACTGA
- the pstA gene encoding phosphate ABC transporter permease PstA, producing the protein MAGPTTTVDLGDLRARRGADVRGQIFLALLVASVVLAFAMVGAVFYDVTVDAWDIISNRLGDFLRMPSSSDPTKAGVAQGIRGSLLIALIVVATFPIGIAGAIYLEEYADDTWSTRLIQVTVRNLAGVPSIVYGLLGLAVFVQSLRGLTGGSSVIAAGLTLAVLVLPVVVITSAEAVRAVPPALREGAYGLGATQWEVIRTQVVPAALPGILTGTVLAVARALGEAAPLLVIGAAGFYTTGNLDFLEQTQGAFTALPMNIANFARLPAETWRGHAAAASVVLLVLVFIVNLVAITARARISKKLGR; encoded by the coding sequence ATGGCCGGTCCAACGACCACGGTGGACCTCGGCGACCTGCGGGCCCGGCGCGGTGCCGACGTGCGCGGCCAGATCTTCCTGGCGCTGCTCGTCGCGTCCGTCGTCCTCGCGTTCGCGATGGTCGGTGCCGTCTTCTACGACGTCACCGTCGACGCGTGGGACATCATCTCGAACCGGCTCGGGGACTTCCTCCGCATGCCGTCGTCGTCCGATCCGACGAAGGCCGGCGTCGCCCAGGGCATCCGGGGCAGCCTCCTCATCGCCCTCATCGTGGTGGCCACGTTTCCCATCGGTATCGCCGGGGCGATCTATCTCGAAGAGTACGCCGACGACACCTGGAGCACCCGCCTCATCCAGGTGACCGTGCGGAACCTCGCCGGGGTGCCGTCGATCGTCTACGGCCTGCTCGGGCTGGCCGTCTTCGTGCAGTCCCTGCGCGGGCTGACCGGCGGGTCCTCGGTGATCGCGGCCGGATTGACCCTCGCGGTGCTCGTGCTTCCCGTGGTGGTCATCACGTCGGCCGAAGCGGTCCGCGCCGTCCCCCCGGCCCTGCGCGAGGGGGCCTACGGCCTCGGCGCCACCCAGTGGGAGGTCATCCGGACACAAGTCGTGCCCGCGGCGTTGCCAGGCATCCTCACCGGCACGGTGCTCGCCGTGGCGCGTGCGCTCGGTGAAGCGGCCCCGCTGCTCGTCATCGGCGCGGCCGGGTTCTACACGACCGGCAACCTCGACTTCCTCGAGCAGACCCAGGGCGCGTTCACCGCCCTCCCCATGAACATCGCCAACTTCGCCCGCCTCCCTGCGGAGACGTGGCGGGGCCACGCCGCGGCTGCGAGTGTGGTCCTGTTGGTGCTCGTGTTCATCGTCAACCTCGTGGCGATCACCGCCCGAGCCCGTATCTCCAAGAAACTCGGACGCTGA
- the pstB gene encoding phosphate ABC transporter ATP-binding protein PstB: MTEPTTRIETNATVGASESVPPDPASEVFAVRDLNVYYADLRAVADVDLDVHERQITAFIGPSGCGKSTVLRCFNRMNDLIDIARVEGSVRYRGIDLYDAAVDPVAVRRRIGMVFQKPNPFPKSIYDNVAYGPRVAGQKGNLDDVVEQSLRDAGLWDEVKDRLDGSALGMSGGQQQRLCIARAIAVNPDVLLMDEPCSALDPIATGRIEELMKEIQNDYTIVIVTHNMQQAARVSDRTAFFTAELDESTGQRRGRLVELDDTGTIFSNPSDERTEAYVTGRFG; this comes from the coding sequence ATGACTGAACCAACCACCCGGATCGAGACGAACGCGACCGTCGGCGCGAGCGAGTCCGTGCCGCCGGACCCGGCGAGCGAGGTCTTCGCCGTGCGCGATCTCAACGTCTACTACGCCGATCTGCGCGCCGTCGCCGACGTTGACCTCGACGTGCACGAGCGTCAGATCACGGCGTTCATCGGGCCGTCGGGCTGCGGCAAGTCGACCGTGCTGCGCTGCTTCAACCGGATGAACGACCTGATCGACATCGCCCGGGTCGAGGGGTCGGTTCGCTATCGCGGCATCGATCTCTACGACGCGGCGGTCGATCCGGTCGCGGTGCGGCGCCGCATCGGCATGGTGTTCCAGAAGCCGAACCCGTTCCCGAAGTCGATCTACGACAATGTCGCCTACGGCCCCCGGGTGGCCGGACAGAAGGGGAACCTGGACGACGTCGTCGAGCAGTCGCTGCGCGATGCCGGCCTCTGGGACGAGGTGAAGGATCGCCTCGACGGCTCCGCCCTCGGCATGTCGGGCGGGCAGCAGCAGCGCCTCTGCATCGCCCGTGCGATCGCCGTCAACCCCGACGTGTTGCTCATGGACGAACCGTGCTCGGCGCTCGACCCGATCGCGACCGGACGGATCGAGGAGCTCATGAAGGAGATCCAGAACGACTACACGATCGTGATCGTGACCCACAACATGCAGCAGGCGGCGCGGGTCAGCGACCGCACCGCCTTCTTCACCGCCGAGTTGGACGAGTCGACCGGCCAGCGGCGCGGCAGACTGGTGGAGCTCGACGACACCGGCACCATCTTCTCGAATCCCTCCGACGAGCGGACCGAGGCCTACGTGACCGGCCGATTCGGTTGA
- the phoU gene encoding phosphate signaling complex protein PhoU, with protein MTEIRTQLDDRLRVIETKLLEMAELVSVRVGDVTSAILEGDVEAADQLVRADDDIDLLSLQVEEGCIDTLVREQPVARDLRFVVAAMHINTDMERSGDLVTNIAKAVGRLQGAHPDDHVRDLVARMSAQAQVLMRRAAESFRSRDAELAASIDELDDVLDDLHYRYIQHVISDARRGDLDPQQSLQLALVGRFYERIGDHAENIGERVRYIIDGWLPEAQAAERARARIASDEFRPTRGLAVIDSVAEERRIDAIRRDFVANVSHELKTPVGAISLLAETLASEQDETDRDRLTDMLQREAKRVGDIIDDLLELTRLEETETATKKIDVDDIVRRAVDKARGLADAHRVEIAVVGVPSDLVVRGERRQIVRALTNLLDNAVRYSDPDSQISLTVEAVEGAVTITVRDSGVGIPRTELERVFERFYRVDRARSRETGGTGLGLAIVRHVAQNHGGRVLVESKPGEGSSFTLQLPTVGAASQ; from the coding sequence GTGACCGAGATCCGCACCCAGCTCGACGATCGTCTGCGCGTCATCGAGACCAAGCTCCTGGAGATGGCCGAGCTCGTCTCGGTGCGGGTCGGCGACGTCACGTCCGCGATCCTCGAGGGGGATGTCGAGGCGGCCGACCAGCTGGTCCGGGCCGATGACGACATCGACCTGCTGTCGCTCCAGGTCGAGGAGGGCTGTATCGACACGCTCGTGCGCGAGCAGCCCGTCGCCCGCGACCTGCGGTTCGTGGTCGCGGCGATGCACATCAACACCGACATGGAGCGATCCGGTGACCTGGTCACCAACATCGCGAAGGCCGTTGGCCGGCTCCAGGGCGCGCACCCCGATGATCACGTCCGCGATCTGGTCGCCCGGATGTCCGCCCAGGCCCAGGTGCTGATGCGACGCGCCGCGGAGTCGTTCCGCAGTCGCGACGCGGAGCTGGCGGCGTCGATCGACGAGCTCGACGACGTGCTCGACGACCTGCACTATCGCTACATCCAGCACGTCATCAGCGACGCCCGCCGCGGTGACCTCGATCCCCAGCAGTCGCTCCAGCTCGCGCTGGTCGGCCGCTTCTACGAGCGCATCGGCGATCACGCGGAGAACATCGGCGAGCGGGTCCGCTACATCATCGACGGATGGCTGCCGGAGGCGCAGGCGGCCGAGCGGGCCCGGGCCCGGATCGCGAGTGACGAGTTCCGACCGACCCGGGGTCTGGCCGTGATCGACTCGGTGGCCGAGGAGCGCCGGATCGACGCCATCCGCCGCGACTTCGTCGCCAACGTGTCGCACGAGCTCAAGACGCCGGTGGGCGCCATCTCGCTGCTCGCAGAGACCCTCGCGTCGGAGCAGGACGAGACCGATCGCGATCGCCTCACGGACATGCTGCAACGCGAGGCGAAGCGCGTCGGCGACATCATCGACGACCTCCTCGAACTCACGCGGCTCGAGGAGACCGAGACGGCGACGAAGAAGATCGACGTGGACGACATCGTGCGCCGGGCGGTCGACAAGGCCCGCGGTCTCGCCGACGCCCACCGGGTGGAGATCGCCGTGGTCGGCGTGCCGAGCGACCTCGTGGTGCGGGGCGAGCGCCGTCAGATCGTCCGCGCCCTCACGAATCTCCTCGACAACGCCGTGCGCTACTCCGATCCCGACTCGCAGATCTCGCTCACGGTCGAGGCGGTCGAGGGCGCCGTGACCATCACGGTGCGCGACAGCGGCGTCGGGATCCCGCGGACCGAACTCGAGCGGGTGTTCGAACGCTTCTACCGCGTCGACCGGGCCCGCAGTCGCGAGACCGGCGGCACGGGCCTCGGCCTGGCCATCGTGCGCCATGTCGCCCAGAACCACGGGGGCAGGGTGCTCGTCGAGTCCAAGCCCGGCGAGGGGTCGAGCTTCACCCTCCAGCTACCGACCGTCGGTGCGGCCTCGCAATGA
- a CDS encoding response regulator transcription factor, producing the protein MTANVSVLVVDDEPAFREGLRQALKQEGFIVHLAADGEEALEVWRAYKPDVVLLDVMLPRMSGIDVCRAIRAVDETPVIMVSARNEEIDAVVALEVGADDYVAKPYRVRELVARMRTVLRRASVAAPASEEDTVLEAAGVRLDRERHEVTRDGELVQLPLKEFDLLALLMENQGLVVTRQTLIDRVWGYDYVGDTKTLDVHIKRLRAKIEPDPEHPAVIVTIRGLGYKLAG; encoded by the coding sequence ATGACCGCGAATGTCAGCGTGCTCGTCGTCGACGACGAGCCGGCCTTTCGCGAGGGGCTCCGCCAGGCGCTGAAGCAGGAGGGCTTCATCGTCCACCTCGCCGCCGACGGCGAGGAGGCGCTGGAGGTCTGGCGTGCGTACAAGCCGGACGTCGTTCTGCTGGACGTGATGCTCCCGCGGATGTCGGGGATCGACGTCTGTCGCGCGATCCGTGCCGTCGACGAGACACCGGTGATCATGGTGTCGGCCCGCAACGAGGAGATCGACGCGGTCGTCGCCCTCGAGGTCGGCGCCGACGACTATGTCGCCAAGCCCTATCGGGTACGCGAGCTGGTCGCTCGGATGCGCACCGTGCTGCGGCGAGCCTCCGTGGCGGCACCCGCCAGCGAAGAGGACACCGTGCTGGAGGCGGCCGGCGTCCGGCTCGACCGGGAGCGGCACGAGGTCACCCGTGACGGCGAACTCGTCCAGCTGCCGCTCAAGGAGTTCGACCTGCTCGCGCTCCTCATGGAGAACCAGGGCCTCGTGGTGACCCGCCAGACGCTCATCGACCGGGTCTGGGGCTACGACTATGTCGGCGACACCAAGACCCTCGACGTCCACATCAAACGCCTCCGAGCCAAGATCGAACCCGACCCCGAACACCCCGCCGTGATCGTCACCATCCGCGGCCTCGGCTACAAACTCGCCGGCTAG